A segment of the Trifolium pratense cultivar HEN17-A07 linkage group LG7, ARS_RC_1.1, whole genome shotgun sequence genome:
GTTCAACTACCACGTACTAATATTATCGAACTCATTGTGAGAATTCTTGTACAAGAGGGTCTTGTTGAAAACGTCAGAAAACATCGAGAAAGCAAAAAAGACTTTTATGTTTTAACTCTACGGTATAGAAGAAATAGGAAAAGATCgtataaaacttttttaaatttaaaaaggaTCAGTACACCAGGTCTACGAATCTATTCTAACTATCAACAAATTCCGAGAGTTTTAGGAGGAATGGGAATTGTAATTCTTTCTACTTCTAGGGGTATAATGACAGATCGAGAGGCTAGATTAGAAAGAATCGGCGGAGAAGTTTTATGTTATATATGGTAATGATAATTTTGCCCATATTCGAATTCTATGAAAAACTTCGATACATTATTGTGAATGGAGTAGAGAAAAAACAGATTTCTAATATTACTCTCGATACATTAGTGAATGTGTGAAGAGGATTTAACTagaatagaaataaaaattcatgaagatttcatttaattaattactgAATCACTTCTGAGGGTATGTTCCAGGTTGCTTTAGAGAAATAGAATAAAAATGAGATTCTAGtctatgtttcaaaaaaaattcgaCGTACTTTATGGATACGACCGGTAAGGGAAAAAATCGAAGTATAAGTCACTTAATTTAATTAGACTATTTTGTAACTTCAACCTGTTTTTTAGGAAAAACACGTTGAAGTTAAAAATGTAAGGAAACCCTATTTTCTTCCAATATATAGATTCAGCATTAAGTTTAAATTAAGGAGTTCAAAATATGAAAGTAAGAGCCTCTGTTCgtaaaatttgtgaaaaatgtCGATTGATCCGCAGGCGAGGTCGAATTATAGTAATTTGTTCCAatccaaaacataaacaaagaCAAGGATAATATTTTCACAAAAGCTTTCTATTAAAAAGAAAGTACCgaatgcaaataaaaaaaaatgataataaaattcaattttcttatctattttcttaattaaatactaaatcataaaaaaataataatttagatTCTATATTCCAATCTAGTCTATAGTTATaagtattataattaatattattgcttACTGCTTGATATTTCAAAAATGGTATTCTATATTAATCGAATTATAGAATACAATAGCATAGAATAGAATAAGTAGTTAGAAAATAGTAAAGAATCCGTTTTTGACAGGAAATGGATATATCCATATATTTCgaacttatattttttaaaataataaaaaatggcaAAATTTATACGAAAAATTGGTTCACGTAAAAACGGACGTATTGGTTCGCGCAAGCATCCTCGTAAAATACATAGGGGGGTTATTTATGTTCAAGCTAGTTTCAACAATACCATTGTGACTGTTACAGATCTACGAGGTCGGGCGATTTCTTGGTCCTCTGCCGGTTCATGTGGATTCAAAGGTTCACGAAGGAGTACACCGTTTGCCGCTCAAACCGTAGCAGGAAATGCTATTCGACCAGTAGTCGCTCAAGGCATGAAACGAGCAGAAGTCATGATAAAAGGTCCCGGTCCAGGAAGAGATGCGGCATTAAGAGCTATTTTAAGAAGTGGTATACGATTAAAGTTTCTACGGGATGTAACACCTCTGCCACATAATGGATGTAGGGCTCCTAAAAAAAGACGTatataaaactataaataaacaTTCAAGAAAGATATTTCAAGagaaataaacaattaaatcacgagtttaataaaaatatattactatGATTCGAGAAAAAGTAAAAGTATCAACTCAGACACTACAGTGGAAGTGTGTTGAATCAAGGGTAGACAGTAAGCGTCTTTATTATGGACGCTTTATTCTGTCTCCACTTATGAAAGGTCAAGCAGATACAATAGGCATTGCAATGCGAAGAATTTTGCTCGGAGAAATAGAGGGAACATGTATC
Coding sequences within it:
- the LOC123899481 gene encoding 30S ribosomal protein S11, chloroplastic-like → MAKFIRKIGSRKNGRIGSRKHPRKIHRGVIYVQASFNNTIVTVTDLRGRAISWSSAGSCGFKGSRRSTPFAAQTVAGNAIRPVVAQGMKRAEVMIKGPGPGRDAALRAILRSGIRLKFLRDVTPLPHNGCRAPKKRRI